The Natronobacterium texcoconense genome includes the window CCGCCGCCGTGGACGATCACGAGGTCTCCCAGGCCGTCCTCGCTGGCGGCAGCGACGGCGTCGGCCGCCCGCTCGAGTGCGTCGCCGTCGAGCGTCTCCGGTCGATCCTTCTCGGTGATAACGCTCCCGCCGAGTTTCAGGACGATCATTCGAGTTGCTTCACCCCCTCGTCGGCGAGTTCGGCCCGGAACGCCTTCTCACAGCCCGGCGTGAACGACAGCGCCGTCTCGGTCTCGTCGGTCGGGTCGAGCGCGACGATACAGCCACCGCCGCCGGCACCCGTCAGCTTCGCGCCGTAGGCACCGGCGTCACGGGCCGACCAGACCATCGTATCGAGCGACCGCGATGAGACGCCCAGTGCCGACAACAATCCGTGGTTGAAGTTCATCAGGCGGCCGATCTCCGCGACGTCGCCGTCGGCGAGAACCTCCTCGCCCTGCCGGACCACGTCGCCGATCGTCTCGACGGTATCGGCCGCGAACTCGTACTCTTCCCGCAGGTTTCGCACGCCAGCGACGAGTTCGCCGGTGTCGCCCGCACCACCGTCGAACCCGATCACGATCGGCAGATCAGGAGCCTCGATCGGTCGACAGTCGTCGCCCTCGACCCTGACCGCACCGCCAGTCGCCGAACAGAACGTGTCCGCGCGGGACGCCTGCCCGTCCTGAACTTCGTACTCGGTCCGGTAGGCTCGTTCCGCGAGTTCGTCCGTCTCGAGCGTGACGCCGAGCTCCCTGGCAGCAGCGTCGATAGCGGCGACGACGACCGCTGCCGAGGAGCCGATCCCGGCACCGAGCGGAATGTCGCTCTCGATGGTCACGTCGAATCCGACGTCGTCCTCGCCCGTTACGTCCCGGACCTGTTCGATCGCACCGTCGACGTACCCCATCGCCGCGCTGACCAGCGATTCGGAGGCATCGATGTCCGGGTGTCCGTCCGTCGGCCCGCCGTACTCGACCGTGAAGCCGTCGAGACTGAGATCCTCGGCGTGGACCCGGAGCTTGCTGTCGTCGCGCTTCTCGACGCCGACCCGCGCCCGTAACTCGATAGCACACGGGACGGCAGGTTCGCCGTAGACCACTGCATGTTCCCCGAAGAGATAGACCTTGCCGGGGGCACTCGAAACTGCCATAGGCGGCCGTTCGCACGACGACGGTTAATAGCTATCCTCTCGAGTCGGCCGCGTGTAGTTTAAGCCACCACCGTTCGAACGCGAACCCATGTCTCTGGTCTTGCCGAGCGAACTCGTCGTCGATCGGTTTCTCCCGACGGTGCGTGCGATGATCGCGCGGCGCCTCGCCGATCGCGGTATGACCCAACAGGAGATCGCGACCGAACTCGGCGTCACCCAGGCCGCCGTCAGCAAGTACCTGAGCGGCGACGGCGGCGGAGACGACCGGTTTCGCAACCACTCCGAAACGGTCGCGACCGTCGACCGGATCGCCGACGGCCTCGCGAGCGACGAGATGGACGGCTACGACGCGCTCGCGGAACTACTCGCACTCGTCCGCAGCCTCGAGGACCGTGGCCCAATCTGTGAGATTCACGAAGAAGAGATGCCCGAACTCGAGGGACTGGGCTGTGATCTCTGCGTCCGGGGCCTCGACCCCGACGTCAGAGTCGAGCGCGACGTCCTCGCGAACGTCCGGACCGCCGCGCGGACGCTCGCGTCGATCCCCCGGATGACCGACTACGTCCCCAACGTCGGCACCAACGTCGGGATGGCACTGCCCGACGCCGAGAACGTGACCGACGTCGCTGCCGTCCCCGGACGCATCTACGCCATGGGCGGACGGATCGAAATCCCGGCAAACCCCGAATTCGGCGCGTCACAGCACGTTGCAACCGCCGTCCTCGCCGCCAACGCCGTCGATCCGGACGTACGAGGCGCGATCAACGTCGCAACCGACGACCGACTTCTCGAGCGAGCAGCCGAACTCGGGTTCGAACCGCTCGAGTTCGACGCCGACTACGACGACCGCGGTCGGCACCTCCGGGAGCGGTTCGCCGACCACGGCGGAGTCCCGCCCGTCGCCTACCACCAGGGTGCGTTCGGCATCGAGCCCGTCACCTACGTCTTCGGGCGGACGGCACAGGAGGCAGCCGAACTACTCGAGGGACTGGTCACTGCAGCCGGTATCGACGACGTCCGGCTAGAACCCGACGAGTATCCGATACGGGATCCCGAGCGCGAAAATAGCGATTAGCGCGACCGCCGCGAACACGACTACCGGCGGAATCTTCTCTTCCTCGAACTCGAACACCTTGTCGATCATACCGGACGGTTACGACGGAACGCAGGTAACTCCTTCGTCCTGGCGAGTACACGAAACCGATCTCGAAAGCCACGGCTACACGTACCGGTCGAGACGTCACAGGAGAGAACGGAAAACGAACAGTTCTGGAACTTAGACGCCGCTCTCGAAGTCCTCGAGCGAGTAGGACGGCTCGGCACCGCGGCGGTCGAGGACCTCGTTTGCGAGCAGCCAGTAAACGACCGAGAGGGCCTTGCGACCCTTGTTGTTGGTCGGGACGACCAGGTCGACGTTGCTGACCTGGTTGTTCGAGTCACACATCGCGATAACCGGGATACCCACCGTGATGGCCTCCTTGACGGCCTGGGCGTCGCCGATCGGGTCCGTGACGACGACCACGTCGGGTTCGATGTAGCCGTCGTACTTGGGGTTCGTCAGCGTGCCCGGGATGAATCGACCCGTGCGTGCTCGAGCGCCGACCGCTTCCGCGAACTTCTCGGCCGGGAAGCGACCGTACTGGCGACTCGAGGTGACCAGGATCTGTTCGGGGGAGTAGTTGGCGAGGAAGTCCGCGGCCGTACGGATGCGGCCGTCGGTCTTCGAGACGTCCAGTACGTAGAGACCGTCGGTTCGGACGCGGTGGATGAACCGCTCCATGTCCTTGGTCTTCTGCTGGGTCCCGATGTGGACACCGGCGCCGAGGTAGTCCTCGACGGGGATCAGCAGGTCGGCTTCCTCGTCGGACATCACGTCGTCGTCGAGGGCCGGGCCTGCCTCTTCCTCGGGTTCTTCTGCCTCGGCGTCGGCCTCGTCGGCCTCGGCGTCGGCGGTCTGTTCCGCTGGCTCGACGTCGTCCTGATCGGCGGCGGGGCCGGTTCCTTCGGCCGGCTCCTCGTCGATCTCTTCTTCGGCGGCGTCGAGC containing:
- the rpsB gene encoding 30S ribosomal protein S2 codes for the protein MTDDNASQEGLDAAEEEIDEEPAEGTGPAADQDDVEPAEQTADAEADEADAEAEEPEEEAGPALDDDVMSDEEADLLIPVEDYLGAGVHIGTQQKTKDMERFIHRVRTDGLYVLDVSKTDGRIRTAADFLANYSPEQILVTSSRQYGRFPAEKFAEAVGARARTGRFIPGTLTNPKYDGYIEPDVVVVTDPIGDAQAVKEAITVGIPVIAMCDSNNQVSNVDLVVPTNNKGRKALSVVYWLLANEVLDRRGAEPSYSLEDFESGV
- the mvk gene encoding mevalonate kinase, yielding MAVSSAPGKVYLFGEHAVVYGEPAVPCAIELRARVGVEKRDDSKLRVHAEDLSLDGFTVEYGGPTDGHPDIDASESLVSAAMGYVDGAIEQVRDVTGEDDVGFDVTIESDIPLGAGIGSSAAVVVAAIDAAARELGVTLETDELAERAYRTEYEVQDGQASRADTFCSATGGAVRVEGDDCRPIEAPDLPIVIGFDGGAGDTGELVAGVRNLREEYEFAADTVETIGDVVRQGEEVLADGDVAEIGRLMNFNHGLLSALGVSSRSLDTMVWSARDAGAYGAKLTGAGGGGCIVALDPTDETETALSFTPGCEKAFRAELADEGVKQLE
- a CDS encoding thiamine-phosphate synthase family protein; protein product: MSLVLPSELVVDRFLPTVRAMIARRLADRGMTQQEIATELGVTQAAVSKYLSGDGGGDDRFRNHSETVATVDRIADGLASDEMDGYDALAELLALVRSLEDRGPICEIHEEEMPELEGLGCDLCVRGLDPDVRVERDVLANVRTAARTLASIPRMTDYVPNVGTNVGMALPDAENVTDVAAVPGRIYAMGGRIEIPANPEFGASQHVATAVLAANAVDPDVRGAINVATDDRLLERAAELGFEPLEFDADYDDRGRHLRERFADHGGVPPVAYHQGAFGIEPVTYVFGRTAQEAAELLEGLVTAAGIDDVRLEPDEYPIRDPERENSD